The Lysobacter capsici genome has a segment encoding these proteins:
- a CDS encoding phosphatidate cytidylyltransferase encodes MNDLIGFVREWPHSVLLFAGVACVLVIATVIAEWLRWKTRDAPSQVVANLVARIRAWWVMAIVVGLAFAIGRVGMIVLFAIVSLFALREFITLTPTRRSDYYALLAAFYLALPLQYWLVYIDWYGLYTLLIPVYAFLLLPILSTIGGDTTRYLERTAKVQWGLMICVFSISHVPALINLHIPGYEGRNLLLIAFLVIVVQSSDVLQYVWGKLCGKRLIAPKLSPSKTVEGFVGGVASATALGAALWWITPFTPLQAAALALVINLMGFYGGLVMSAIKRDRGIKDWGHMIEGHGGVLDRLDSVCFAAPVFFHLIRYWWV; translated from the coding sequence ATGAACGATTTGATCGGTTTCGTGCGCGAATGGCCGCACTCGGTGCTGCTGTTCGCCGGCGTGGCCTGCGTGTTGGTGATCGCGACCGTCATCGCCGAATGGCTGCGCTGGAAGACCCGCGATGCGCCCAGCCAAGTCGTGGCCAATCTGGTCGCGCGCATTCGCGCCTGGTGGGTGATGGCGATCGTGGTCGGGCTCGCGTTCGCGATCGGCCGGGTCGGCATGATCGTGTTGTTCGCGATCGTCTCGCTGTTCGCGCTGCGCGAGTTCATAACGCTGACCCCGACCCGGCGCAGCGATTACTACGCCTTGCTCGCGGCGTTCTACCTGGCGCTGCCGTTGCAGTACTGGCTGGTCTATATCGACTGGTACGGGCTGTACACCTTGCTGATCCCTGTCTACGCGTTCCTGCTGTTGCCGATCCTGTCGACCATCGGCGGCGACACCACGCGTTATCTGGAACGCACGGCCAAGGTGCAGTGGGGGCTGATGATCTGCGTGTTCAGCATTTCCCATGTGCCGGCGCTGATCAATCTGCATATTCCTGGGTACGAAGGACGCAATCTGCTGCTGATCGCGTTCCTGGTGATCGTGGTGCAGTCCTCGGACGTGTTGCAGTACGTCTGGGGCAAGCTGTGCGGCAAGCGCTTGATCGCGCCGAAGCTGTCGCCGTCGAAAACCGTCGAAGGCTTCGTCGGCGGCGTCGCTTCGGCGACCGCGCTGGGCGCGGCGCTGTGGTGGATCACGCCGTTCACGCCGTTGCAGGCGGCCGCGCTGGCGCTGGTCATCAACCTGATGGGCTTCTACGGCGGCCTGGTGATGTCGGCGATCAAGCGCGATCGCGGAATCAAGGATTGGGGCCACATGATCGAAGGCCACGGCGGCGTGCTGGACCGTCTGGACTCGGTGTGTTTCGCCGCCCCCGTCTTCTTCCATTTGATTAGGTATTGGTGGGTCTAG